In Solanum pennellii chromosome 3, SPENNV200, a single window of DNA contains:
- the LOC107012460 gene encoding uncharacterized protein At3g49055 — protein METPSQICDFHSQNSSLLAEIETLRSSNQNLQSELTQKDELLHQIQLQKDDDVLKQYVDLLEVFKEVLKERETLLLTIERLEDDFSRRGMEFYEETERIRIELEVTRKKGEELLDEKKEQSEVCSRNLEIVQSAKHGLLRLVENLDLGLPKSRNSELKNEEKGENTKSLNEKSALFSVVLELVNLVEEKWREYEEMRKKEKRELESSVASLEEENRDIGSLLKIALVEKEVAEKSLNRLRGNIQQKKAAILQIAERGLQKVGFGLGFGFMMGSTATSETFSDNLDSNISVKKDNNECQTEAVTLASTIETITKKLRVEITQLQKSLEESRSDMESLQHQSDKKSQKLAENMIYIKELEDKKMMLTQKVEELMIENKESEEEIYRWREACEMEVETGKKAINEHKELVNILKQELEKTRTALHISNCKLQLKDEIEAAAIAAREAAERSLQLADSRATELRKQIEELTRQLEAAEKKERINRRRPRHVCWPMRALKFCPATNTTGIRNVTQMLPEMHAF, from the exons ATGGAAACACCTTCGCAAATTTGCGATTTCCACTCACAAAACAGTTCTCTCCTTGCGGAAATCGAGACTCTTCGCTCTTCCAACCAAAACCTCCAATCGGAATTGACGCAAAAGGATGAACTCCTTCACCAAATTCAGTTGCAAAAGGACGACGATGTTCTCAAGCAATACGTTGATCTCTTGGAGGTCTTCAAAGAGGTATTGAAGGAAAGAGAGACGCTTCTTCTCACGATTGAGAGACTTGAGGATGATTTTAGCCGGAGAGGGATGGAATTTTACGAAGAAACAGAGAGAATTAGAATCGAGCTTGAGGTTACGAGGAAGAAAGGTGAGGAACTATTAGATGAGAAAAAAGAGCAATCGGAAGTTTGTTCACGTAATTTGGAGATCGTGCAATCAGCTAAGCATGGGTTGCTGAGGTTAGTTGAGAATCTCGATTTAGGTCTGCCAAAATCGAGAAATTCTGAGTTAAAGAACGAAGAGAAAGGTGAAAATACAAAATCGTTAAACGAAAAATCAGCTCTGTTTTCTGTGGTTCTGGAGCTGGTGAATTTGGTGGAGgaaaaatggagagagtatGAGGAAATGAGGAAAAAGGAGAAGAGAGAATTGGAGAGCAGTGTGGCGAGTTTAGAAGAGGAGAATCGAGATATTGGTAGCTTGCTCAAAATCGCTTTAGTGGAAAAGGAGGTAGCGGAGAAGAGTTTGAACAGATTAAGAGGCAATATTCAACAGAAGAAAGCAGCCATTTTGCAGATTGCAGAGAGGGGGTTGCAAAAGGTTGGCTTTGGTCTCGGGTTCGGGTTTATGATGGGAAGTACTGCAACCAGTGAAACATTTTCAGATAATCTGGATTCTAATATCAGCGTCAAGAAGGATAACAATGAATGCCAAACAGAAGCTGTTACTCTG GCCTCAACAATAGAAACAATaacaaagaagttaagagttgAAATCACACAGTTGCAGAAGTCATTGGAGGAATCCAG GTCAGACATGGAGTCTCTGCAGCATCAATCAGACAAAAAAAGTCAGAAACTAGCAGAAAACATGATATACATCAAAGAGTTGGAAGATAAAAAGATGATGCTTACTCAAAAG GTTGAAGAACTCATGATAGAAAATAAAGAGTctgaagaagaaatttatagATGGAGAGAGGCTTGTGAAATGGAAGTGGAAACTGGAAAGAAAGCTATTAATGAGCACAAAGAACTG GTCAATATTCTGAAACAAGAATTAGAAAAGACCAGAACTGCTTTACATATTTCAAACTGCAAGTTGCAGCTGAAAGATGAGATAGAGGCGGCAGCCATCGCTGCCCGAGAGGCAGCTGAGAGATCTCTCCAGCTTGCAGACAGCAGGGCTACTGAACTACGTAAGCAGATTGAGGAGCTAACGAGACAATTAGAAGCAGCAGAGAAAAAGGAACGAATAAATCGTCGTAGACCACGGCATGTATGTTGGCCAATGCGAGCTCTCAAGTTCTGCCCTGCTACTAATACAACTGGTATTAGAAATGTTACACAAATGCTACCAGAAATGCACGCATTTTGA